The nucleotide window CTTTCATTATCACGAATTTCTTGTTGAATCTCGGCTTTTCGCTTTTCCAATTTTTCTTGTTGCGATTCTTGTCCCCACATTATTGAGGTCGTGCATAAAAAAAATAAGCCTATGAGAAATTTTTGCATCTTACAATCTTTTTTATTCAAATTTATTTAATTAAAACCTTTTTATAACCACTTGGAACACTGTACGGAAAAGTAAGTTCCTCATTTACAGTTATAGTATTGTACCCCAAATTAATGGCTGTTTTCCCTTTATCCTGTTCAGCATTTATGGCAATATCCGAGGGAATTGAAGACTCATTATAGATTTTATAATCAGAATAAGAGACCTCCATTTTTCTGTTTTCGGTAATTTGTGAAATCTCTTGTTTATTCAAAAGAAATTTATCTTTGTCAAAAAAGAAATATTTTTTGATGTTATTTTTCGAAATATCCTCCAATCGATACGTTTGGTCAACCAACGAATCTTTATAATTGCCAACTGTCAAATCATCCATTGCCTGACCAATCAATATATTTTGTACTTTGGTATAATCCAAATCAGCGCCTAACCACTTGCTCAATGTACTAAAATCACCTTCAAAATAGGTTCCGCCCAACTTCTCATAATAACTTACTGACGAAGGTGTTATCAACGCTTTTGCCATAGTGATTCCAAGAAAACGAATACTCACCAAAATCTGTTCATTCTTCTTAATTTTAATTTCAGCGGTTAAATTTTGATTCTGTTTTTCGTCACTATATTTTACGCTGGATTTTATGTACAATGTTTTAAAATCATT belongs to Flavobacterium gilvum and includes:
- a CDS encoding DUF4292 domain-containing protein; the protein is MKRFLGRGLFIFTMCLCTSMSLVSCKAKGKVVSGENKSVDENRMTAGKIIKNHYANKNDFKTLYIKSSVKYSDEKQNQNLTAEIKIKKNEQILVSIRFLGITMAKALITPSSVSYYEKLGGTYFEGDFSTLSKWLGADLDYTKVQNILIGQAMDDLTVGNYKDSLVDQTYRLEDISKNNIKKYFFFDKDKFLLNKQEISQITENRKMEVSYSDYKIYNESSIPSDIAINAEQDKGKTAINLGYNTITVNEELTFPYSVPSGYKKVLIK